Genomic segment of Cronobacter dublinensis subsp. dublinensis LMG 23823:
TGCGATAATAGGATGACGAACCCTCTGTGCCTAAATCACCGATACGCTCCGCGATATACGGGAAGGCGAACACCACGCCCACGATAAAGACAGCCAGGGAAACAATTGCCAGCGGCAACTTTTTACGAATCGCGTTTTTATTAAGATACTGAAACGCCCACTCAAGCAAATAAAACAGGATAAATGTCATCACGCCCGAAAACGAACCCGATAAGACTATCCCTAAAAGAATCATACCATCGGTTTTTGGGGTTTTGATACCAAACTGTTTGATGCTGAGCCAAATTGAGATTAACGCCAGAGCGAAGAACGCCGGCTCGAAATACATCGCCGTGGTGCGCTTGCCGCCAAACTTAATGAAATTGAGTACATAGCTGTTGCTGTAGATGAGGAGCTTCGAGATGTTCTCCATCAGACTACTGCCGCCGGTGAGGATAATCTGGGCCATCTCCAGCGCCGCCAGCGTGACAATAAAGCCCACCACCAGGTAAAACAGCCGCAGGATTTTGCGGTAGTTACGCGGCGAAATCGTCTTGAAGCGGATGCTCCAGGTCATCCCAATAATGATGACCGTGTAGAGAAACAGCATCGTCGAGGTGACATATTTACTGGCGTCGAGCGACTTACCGAACAGATAGTTGAAAAGCGTCAGACCGGCGCCAAGTCCCAGGGCGATCATCAGCTTTTTCAGGTTTATCTTGTCCACGAACAGCAGCAGCAGCACCGGCAAGAACGTCACAATCGTAATCGGAAAACTCTCGCCGAGCTGCGCCAGTTTCACGTTCACCACCAGATAGATGAACGGCAGCAGCAGATAGCTACAGATTCTGATAGAACGAGACATATTCCTCCAGCATCTGTTGGCCGCTGTACGCTTCCCGGCTGCGCGCCCGGAAGGCCTCAAGCGTGGTGCCGAAGACGGCTTCGGCGATCTGCGCTTTACCGCGCTGCGCAAGCCGCAACGCCTCGTCTTCATCGACCGTTTTACCGCCCGATTTATGCAGCACTTCCTGCGCCGCCTCGCTGTGGGTGGCGATAACCGGCACGCCAATCGAGAGCGCTTCGCACAGGATCAGCGGGTAGTTGTCGACGCGCGAGGTAAACAGCAGTGCGTCCATCTGGTTCAGCTCGTTCATCAGCTTGCGCTTATCGGTGAGGAAGCCGTGGTTCACCACGTTCGCGCCCTCAAACGGCGAGAACTTGCCGAAGGTATGTACTTCGACTTTATCGCCGAGCGCCACCAGGTCACGCACCAGGCGCTGATTGGTTTTACCGTCGTAGCGTAAATCGTGCGCCACGACCGCGATTTTCGGCGCGCCGGTGCCCGGCGCCATCAGCGGGAGTTCGGCGAGAATGGCTTCTGTCGCCACGTCGATACCGTTATTGATAATTTTGCAGCGCCCCGCCCCGTAGAGGCTGTTGAAGGCGTCCGCCACGTGCTGGCTTGGCGAAATAAAATGGCAGCCGAGCGCCAGCATGTCGCGAAAGCGCTGACGCTTGCTGTCCACCAGGCTTCGTGCGCGGTCAACTTTGACCGGCGGATAGTTGTCCAGCGTCGGGCATTTCTGGCAGCCGGTTTTCCAGCCGTCGCAGCCGTCAAGAAACGCGCAGCGGCCCGTCACGCTCCAGTGGTCATGCAGCGTCCAGACGAAATTCACATCGCGCTTATGCGCTTTGAGCTTCTGGCAGAATGCCACCACCTTATCGAGATTCAGCCAGTAGCTGTGCAGGACATGAAAATGCAGCACTACCGGCTCGTCGGTCCGCGTGACGCGGCGATAGAGCCCGTCAAGGGAGCCAAACAGATCCTGGTTTACGAAGCGAAACAGCGCGATATTGGCAATGGAGGTGAGTCGCGGCGTATGTTTTTCCACTTCCGGGAAATTATCATGACTGACGCTTTTTTTACCGCCCTTGCCGTAACCGTAAATAAAACGAGAACGCATCCCTTGTTGCAGGGCGCGCTGGTGAAGATCCAGCGCCACGCCTGCCGCGCCGCCTTCTGCGAGGCGGACATTAAATTGTAAAATATTCATTTAATTACCTTCACCCGCGCTTTTTCGCCCACCACCAGCGCGTTGTCCGGCACGCTGTCCAGCACCACGCTGCCCGCGCCGACGGTCACGTTATTGCCGATGGTGATATCGCCAATCATCACCACATTCGCGCCCAGCTCCACGCCATTGCCGATAACCGGGCAGGCGAGATTGTCCGCGCCGCGGTTGCCGATGGTGACGCCGTGGCGAATGGTGAAATCATCGCCCGCCACCACGTTTTTATTGATAACGACGGCATAACCGTGGTGGATGGTGAAGCGGCGGCCAATAGTGGCGGCAGCCTGGATTTCATAGCCGAAGAAGCATTCGGTAAAAAAGCGGTAGAGCAGCAGCACCGGCGCCGCCCACAGGTTGTTCAGTACGTTTTTTTTGCGCCACACCGAGCAGAAGTGCGCGATGCGATAGGCGACCACCATGCAGCAGGGGCGCAGGTTCCATGAGTTGGCGCGCAGATCCTCAAGCAGCATTATTTCCCCCGCAGGCTGTCGGCAAGACGTTTGGTATTACGAACCGAGAGCAGCGTCAGCAACGTGCGCAAGTTCATGCGTTTATTACGGATCTGATAGAGCGTAAAGAGCTGATACTTTTTGCTTGCGCGGTCGAATTTATCTTTATGTTTGCGGTAGAAGTGGAAATAACCGGCAAACTTTTTCGCGGATTTGGTTATCTGCATTTCGCCGTGATTGATATGCAGGATCTGCGTCGCGTCTTCCACTTTCCACGGCTCGCCGTAGGTCACCACCATACGCAGGAACATGTCGTAGTCCTGGGCGGCGGCCAGCTCGTTATCAAACAGCGACTCTTTAAACCGCCAGGCCCAGGTAAATACCTGGTTGCCGACGATGTTGCGCTTGTAAAAGAGCTTCAGCGACCATGGCGATTTCGGATACAGCGGCAGGCTGCTGGGCTGCGAGTAAACCTGGCCTTCGCACAGATAGTCGTTGGCATAGAGAAACGCGTGATGATTGAGCTTATCTTTATGCGCGAGGAAGACCGACAGACGGTTCGGCATCCACTCATCGTCATCGTCGATGCCGGTGATGAAATCGCCCTTCGCCTGCAAAATGGCCTGGTTGCGCACCGCGCACGCGCCGGAGTTGAAATCGTTGCGCGTGTAGCTGACGCGCGGATCGTTAAGCGCCAGAACGAAGTTTTGCAGCTGTTCCCAGTTGCTGGAGCAGTCATCGACAATGATGAGCTCCCAGTTGTCATAGTCCTGGCGCAGCACGGAGTTGATAGCCCGGATAGCCAGTTGCTGGCGATTCCACGTCGGCATGTATACAGAAACTAATGGGCGCGCTGTGCTGGTCATTGTGGTGTCTCCGAATGCTAAATGGAAAGTGATGCACGTTGCCGCAAGGGCGCAGCCGCAGTGGGCTGTGCCGTATTCATTGCCCTCGCCCCGCCCTCTCCCGTTCTGACTAAGAAGAAATGACGCATGCCGTTGAGGTGGCTTCCCCTCCCGCAGGACGCGGGAGGGCAGGGTGAGGGGTAACGCTGCTACTTATGATCCGATTTGTATTCGTACTCGTAGTAGCCGTAGTCCTGATAGCCCGTCGCGCGACGGAAAATAGAGTTGAGGATAACGCCCTTCACCTGGATGCCGTTCTGCTCAAAGCGGCTCAGGCTGGTCTGCACCTCTTTAAGCGTGTTGACCGCGTAGCGCGCCACCATCAGCGTGGTGCCAGCGTGACGCCCCACCACGGCGGCATCGGTCACCGCGAGAATCGGCGGCGTATCGATAAGCACCATGTCGTAGTTGGCGCTCGCCCACTTCACCAGCTCCGCGAAGCGTTCGCTCATCAGCAGCTCTGACGGGTTCGGCGGCACCTGACCGCGCGGCACCAGGTCGAAGCCCGGCACAGAGGTCTTCTGCGCGCAGCGGCTGATGTCGCCCTGCCCTGCCAGCACGTCGGAAAGACCGTTAACGTTAGTCGTGCCCAGCAGCTCGTGGGTGTAGCCCTTACGCATATCGCAGTCGATCAGCAGCACGCGCTTGTGGGTCTGGCTGATGACCGCCGCCAGGTTGGCGCAGACAAACGTTTTACCGATAGACGGGCTCACGCCGGTCAGCATCAGCACGTTGTTCGGCGCCTGCATCATGGCGAAGTGCAGGCTGGTGCGCAGGCTGCGGATAGACTCGATGGCGAGATCCGTCGGGTTGCCCACGGCCAGCAACTGGCTCTGTTTGAAACGTTTGACGCCTTTGACGGTCTTCACGCTGTCGCGCGACTTCTGCCACTCGGAGAGCGGGATGCTCGCATAGACGTTGATACCGGCTTCTTCCAGCGCCATCGGGCTTTCGATACCGCGGTTAAACAGCGAGCGCAGCAGCACAATCACGATAGAGAGCAGCAGGCCGAGAATAATGCTGCCCAGCACGATCAGCGCTTTCTTCGGCTTCACCACGCCCGGCTGGGTAATTGCCGGGTCGACGATGCGCACATCGCCCACGGTGCTCGCCTCGGTGATTTTCAGCTCCTGCTGTTTGTTCAGCAGTTGCATGTAAACCTGCTGGCCAGACTCCACGTCGCGGGTCAGACGCACGATCTCCTGCTGGGTTTTCGGCATCGCGGTAACGCGTTTGTTGAGCTTGGCTTTCTCATCTTCCAGCGCCTGGCGTTTTTCCAGCAGCGTGCGGTACGCCGGGTGCGCTTTGGTGTAGAGCTTGGAGATTTCCGCCTCTTTAAAGGTCAGCTCGTTAAGCTGGGCATCGATGTTGACCATCGAATCCAGCACCGCTTTGGCCTCCAGCGGCAGGTCTACGGAGTCCTGCTGTTGACGGTAGGCGTTGAGTTTGTTCTCCGCGACATCCAGATGCGAGCGCACTTCCGGGAGCTGTTTGGCGAGGAACGCCAGGCTCTTGGCCGCTTCTTCCGATTTACGCTCGATGTTCTGCTCAAGATAGTTGCGGGTGATGCTGTTAAGGATATCGCGGATCTGATCGCGATCTTCACCCATATAGGTGAGGCTCAACACGCCGGTGTCTTTCCCGGTCTCGGTCACCGTCAGGTTGTTTTGCAGCTGGTTAATCATGCCGAGCGTCGAGTATTTCGTGACGGTAAATTCGCTGCCCTCCTGGGCGTGAATCTCCGCGACCGTCATTTTGACGCCATCTTTGCTGAGCGGTTTGCCCACTTCACCACGGGCGCTAAAGCCGCCGCTGCTGGTGAGCTGATACTGTTTCGGGCCGAGAACCGCGACGGTGAACTCATCCTGCGCCATGCCTTGCGGCTGGTCGAAGCTGGTCACTTTGATGGTCTCGTTAGCGCGACCCATCAGCCGCTCCCAGCCGGAGCCGAACAGCGGGAAGGTCTTTTTCTCAACGGCGATGTCGAGATCCAGATCGTCCACGGTTTTGCCGAGCACCAGACGGGACTGGATCAGCTGAATCTCCGCATCGGACGCCGGCGGCTTGTTCTGCAGCGCCGTGCTGATGTCCTGCACCAGCGAGTTGCCCTGATTCTGCTCAATTTGTACCAGCGCGTCGGCGCTGTAGATGGGGGTAGCGAACATCACATAGATAAGCGCGCCCAGCGCGAACAGCGCCGTAATGCCAAGCACCCACCAGCGTGCTTCCACCACGGTGCCGACAAGGCGTCCAATATCTATCTCGTCGCCGCCCTCCACCGGGGCGGCAGAATGTCTCACTTTATCAGTCATCGTTATCCCTGCTGCGTTTTCAGTGCCTGCGCCCACTGGCGGGCAGAGTGATCCAGAAGTGCGTAAACCGCCTCAAAGGCGTCCCGGCTCTTACGATACGGGTCGGGAATATCGCGCTGGTCGTCCCAGTGACCAAACAGCATCACTTTGCCGCGCATCTCCGGCGCCATCTCGCAAATCGAGGCGACATGACGCTTTTCCATTGCGAGGATTAAATCGTAATCGCGGCACATCGCGCTGGTTATCTGGCGGGCCTCATGGCCCTCCAGAGAGAGGTCGTGCGCGGCCGCCACGCTGACCGCGCTGGCATCAGCCCCCTTCCCCACCAGCGCGCCGAGCCCGGCGGACGCTACCGTCACTTCCGGCAGGTAGCGTTTAAGCAATCGCTCCGCGGTCGGGGAACGACAGATGTTCCCCACGCAAACCACAAGAATTTTGTTAAACATACGCATTACCAGTTGTGAACGTCGCTTGCCGTATCCGTCATATAACGGACGCCACTGATGGTCGGCAGCAACTGGTTGATAAGACGGTTCCAGCGCGCCACCGGTGCGGTGGTGACATAGACCACGTCATACGGCTGCAGACGGAACTCCGTCGCCATAATGAGCGAAGTCGCATCAGACATATCAAGCTGGTAAATGTTGGCAATCTTGCCGCCGCGCTGTTTATCGTCACGCAGAGGACGGATAACGAAGATGCCGCTGGCGTTAGACGTCGTCAGATCGATGCCTTCGGCCTGGCCGAGCGCTTCGGTCAGCGTCATACCGCTGAAGTCCATTTTGAGCGTGCTCTGTTTCTTCACTTCGCCCATGACAAAGACTTTCAGGTCGTCGTTGCGCGGAACGAATAAGATGTCGCCCGGATAGAGCAGATGGTTCTGGCTCAGGTCGCCGTTTTGCATCAGCGCCTGCAGGGAGATGCGGCGCTCCTGCCCGTTATGGGTCAGCACCACGTTGCGCCAGTCGGCGGCGTCCGTCAGACCGCCTGCGGCGTTGATCGCGTCAAGTACGGTCAGCGGCACGTTGGTAATAGCCTGCTGGCCTGATTTCGCCACCTGGCCTGAGACATACGCTTTCTGCGAACGGAATGCGGCGATATTAACGTCCACCTGCGGGTCAGCGATGTACTGCGCTAAACGGCCGGTAATATCGCTGCGAATTTCAGCGAGCGTTTTGCCGGTCACATGGACCTTGCCAATGTAGGGATAGAACATGGTGCCGTCTGGCTGCACCCAGTTGCCGGTATCGCTGGAGCTGCGGTACTGACCCGCAGGCGTAGTGAGCTCCGGGTGATCCCAGACGGTGACGTTCAGCACGTCGCCTGGCCCTACGCGATACTGATAGCTGGCAATCTCCTGGTCGAGAGACATATTAGGCTGAGCGACATTCGGACGAGGACGTAATTGTTCTACCAGTCGTGGCGTCAGCGGATATACGTTCACCATCCGGTCTAGATCAAAGTCTGCATCCTGTTGCTTGATCACGTCCTTTCCCATCGTAGACATATTGCTGCCGGGAAAAACAGTGCAACCGCTCATCAAGGTTACAGACACCAATAAAGGCATCAATTTCAGTCTGGATTTCATCATTGAATTTTTATCACTTTGGCAGAGTAATTATTCTGACCCTTTAAAATAAGCCACCGTACCGCTTGTTCCTGCATCAAGAATGCGGCGTCAGGCGCCAGAATATAACTGGAATCATTCCTAAAAGTCGCTTATTTACCCATATACTATTGACAGAATAATTGAGGCTAATTGACAGACTTCAGGCACGCTACCGCCCTTGGCTTTCAGTTACCAATCTACTGCAAAAACAGACGGTTATATTGACACACCCCTGTGAAGCCTCTTCCAATTGGATTTATCTTATTGAAAGAGACGGTTCATTACGCTGGCGCACCGCTCATCCATTACGCACAAAGAAAAAATCTTGTGTGCCGGTGGGAATAAGAAATGCTGAATGGATTGTTGCAGCTAAAGTTTTGGCAGGCAAGTTAACGCACCGTTGCAAGGCTGTTTTTAAGAATAATATGAACAGCGCATTTTATTGCTTTTAGGATTTTCTTCATGTTGACAGGCAGGCGGGAATAAACTACCCGAAGAATCTAATTAAGATATATCTGGGTAAAAGTATTATTTCATTCTTTTTCATTATGACCAGAATATGGCATCTGGCTACTTATTAGCATTAATTTGCCATTTTTGGTTAAATTCCCGCCACTGCTCATCGTTAAGATTATTCTGCCTCGCATTGCAATTTAAGGGCGATTTATCCAGGATCATCAGACTGCTATTTATCTTAAAAGGTAACTGACCTCATATGGAATGGATTGCCGACCCCTCTATCTGGGCAGGTCTGGCCACGCTTATCGTGCTGGAGCTGGTTCTCGGAATCGATAACCTGGTGTTTATCGCCATCCTTGCTGAAAAATTGCCCCCCGCCCAGCGCGACCGCGCGCGCGTCACCGGGCTGATACTGGCGATGGTGATGCGCCTCGGCCTCCTCGCCTCGGTCTCCTGGCTGGTGACGCTCACCACGCCACTGCTGACTATCAAAAGTTTCAGCTTCAGCGCGCGCGATTTAATCATGCTGCTCGGCGGGCTTTTCCTGCTGTTTAAAGCGACCGTCGAGCTTAACGAACGGCTCGAAGGCAAAGACACGGCCAACCCGACACAGCGTCGCGGCGCGAAATTCTGGGCGGTGGTGGCGCAAATCGTCATCCTCGATGCGGTGTTCTCGCTCGACTCGGTGATCACCGCCGTGGGCATGGTGGATCACCTGGCGGTGATGATGGCCGCGGTAATTATCGCCGTGTCGCTGATGCTACTGGCGAGCAAGGCGCTGACGCGCTTTGTGAACAATCACCCGACGATTGTTATTCTCTGCCTGAGCTTCCTGTTGATGATTGGCTTTAGCCTTATCGCCGACGGCTTCGGCTTTCATATTCCGAAAGGCTATCTCTACGCGGCGATTGGCTTTTCTATTATTATCGAGGCGCTTAACCAGCTCGCGATTTTCAACCGCCGCCGTTTTCTCTCCACCGCTAACCAGACGCTGCGCCAGCGCACCACCGAAGCCGTGATGCGCCTTATCAGCGGTAAGAAAGAAGATGCCGATCTCGATCCGCAGACCGCCTCGCTGCTTGCCGACTACGATAACCATCCGCTGTTTAATCTCCAGGAGCAGCTGATGATTGAGCGCGTGCTGAACCTCAATCAGCGCAGCGTCAGCAGCATCATGACCTCGCGTCACGATGTCGAACATATCGATATCAACGCCCCGGAAGAACAGGTGCGCGCCCTGCTGGAGCGCAATCAACACACCCGCGTGGTGGTGCGCAGCGAAGAGGACGACGATGACGACCTGCTCGGCGTAGTGCATATCATCGACCTGCTGCAACAGTCGCTGCGCGGCGAGCCGCTCGATCTGCGCGTGCTGGTGCGCCAGCCGCTGGTCTTCCCGGAAGGGCTGCCGCTGTTAAAAGCGCTGGAGCAGTTTCGCAACGCCCGTACCCACTTCGCGTTTGTGGTGGATGAGTTTGGCTCGGTGGAGGGCGTGGTGACGCTGAGCGATGTGATGGAAACCATCGCCGGCAACCTGCCCAATGAAGTGGAAGAGATTGACGCGCGCCACGACATTCAGAAAAACGCCGACGGCAGCTGGACCGCCAACGGCCATATGCCGCTGGAAGATTTAATTCAGTATGTGCCGCTGCCGCTGGATGAGAAGCGCGAATACCACACGCTCGCCGGGCTGATGATGGAGTATTTACAGCGCATTCCGGGGGTCGGCGAAACGCTCAACGTCGGGCACTATCAGTTGAAAACCCTCAAGGTGGAGCATCACCGGATTCAGAAGGTGCAGATTATCGCTGAGACCGTACCTGATGACGTGATGCCAGAAGACGTATAAGCCCATAAAAAAGCGGCCGCCAGGGCCGCTTTTCCAGACGCCGACATCGCGTCAGAGTTTATCGAGCAGCTTTTTCACATCCTGCGCGTCGTTACTGCCTTTGTGACGCTCGCTCCAGTCGCTCAGGCGGCGCTTCGCTTCATCCTGCAGATGCTTACGCAGCAGCTGATCGACCTGCAAATTATAATTGAGCGCTTTCCAGGAGCCGTAAACGCGCAGCGGCACCGGTGTGGCTTTGAGCCACTGCACCAGTTTGTCATCGCCCTGCCAGCCGTCGGTCACCTGTACCTTAAAGCGCGTGTCGCACTGCTCGCGCACGAGATCAAGCGTGCCCTCGCCACTTAACGTCAGCAGCGATGAACGCCCCTGCATCTCGTCAAGCGCCAGCTCGCCGTGATCCAGCGTCGCGTGCGTGGTGAAACTGTCGAGCATGGTGGCGTTGTCGAAATCCTCACGCGCGCTGACGCCGCCGCCGCTGCGCTCCACGGCCTGCTGGATCAGCTGCTGGAAGTTAAGCCCTTCCATGCGGCTGCCGGTCAGGCTCAGCGCCGCCTCGCCTTCCCAGTTTTCACGAAACGCCTGCGCATCGATGCGATCGCCACGAAACGCGCCGTTGACGTTCATCTTGCCGGTCAGCGCGATCGGGTAATTAAAGGCGCGCAGGATCTCGCCCACCTCAATATTTTTAGCGTTCACGGCAAAACGCGCGTCCGGCACATCTTCGCGGGCGTCCAGCGTGCCCGGCAGCGACAGTTCGCCCGCGCCCAGCTTGCCGCTGAGCGTTTTCAGCGCCAGCAGCCCCGCCTGGTTGCGCATATCGGCGTTAACATCGCTGAAGGCAAGCCCGCGCCAGCGCACGCTGTCAGCCTGAATACGCGCGCTGGCGTTGAAACCGCGCAGCCCGGTATAGGGCGCTTCTTCCACTTCAGCGGCGATAACCGGACGCGGCAGCGCGCTCTGCTGGCCCTGCTGGGCAACGGCGGTGGTGGTGGCCGGATCCGGCGCCAGGAGATGGTCGAGATTGAGCGCGCTGAAGTGTAAATCGAGATCCCACGCGGGCGCGTCGCCGAGCGTTACGCTCCCCTGCCCGGCAAGCTGGCTGTCGTTAGCTTTAAGGTTCAGCGCGCTGAATTCCAGGCGTTTTTCCGCCTCCAGCCAGCGCGCCTGGAAGGTGCCTTCGCCCTGGATGCCGTCGCGCGGGAGATCCGCGCCGTGCAGCTGCCAGGAGAGCTGCGAGACGGTCGCGTTCAGCGTCTGCGGGTAATCGGCGGCGTTCAGCGCGGCGGAGAGCGACAGCGTGAGATCGCGCTGGTCGCGACTTACTTTGCCGCTTAACTCCAGCTGCGCGTCGTGGCGCTCGTTCTGCTCCATTTGCAGATTGATGTTGCGAACGGTGACCTGTTCATCATCTTTATGCTGGAACACCAGCACGCTGTCGGCCACTTTGAGACGGGCGATGTCGAACGACCAGCCGCGGGTATCTTCCACCGGCGGGGCGCTGTTTTTCGGCCCGACCGGGGCGCCAGGTTCGCGTCGCGCCTCGCTCTGTGGCGTCAGCTGCACCACCGCGCCTTTCAGCATCACCTGACGCACAGAGAGCTGATGCGACAGCAGTGGGAACAGCGCCACGTCAAGACGCATGTTATCGGCGCTCACCAGCGGCTGGCTGGCGCCCGGCGCGGTGAGGCTCATCCGGCCCGAGAGAATGCTGAGCTGCGGCCAGACGTGCCAGCGCAGCGGGCCATCAAGCTTAAGCTGATAGCCGCTGCGCCGTTCTACCTGGCTTATCATGTAACTGCGAAAATCGTTGGGATTTACCAGCATCACCAGCGCGGAGAGACCGGCGAAAAACACCACCAGTAAGATCATCAGCGTGGTCAGAACTCGTCTCATGGCATCCTCTGCAGACCGGCCCGCAGGCGTTTAGTCTTTGTCTATACGGCTGGCGACAGCACCCTGCTGATCGCGGTATTTCGCATCCTGACGGCGGTTGTAAGGCCGTGCCGCCGGACCGGAAAGCGGCTCGAAGCTTAGCGCGCCGATTAACATGCCAGGGCGTAAGGCTAAAGGCAGCTTTCCTGAATTATAGAACTCCAGCACGATACAGCCCTGCCAGCCCGGATCGATACGGTGCGCGGTGACATGCACCATCAGCCCGAGGCGCGCCAGCGACGAGCGCCCGTCAAGCCAGCCCACCAGATCCGCCGGCAGCGTGACGGACTCATAGGTCACCGCCAGCGCCAGCTCGCCCGGATGCAGAAAGAACGCTTCGCCGTCGTTCAGGACAATCTCATCGCTCATCACGCGATCGAGCGCCGCGCTCACTTCATCTTTCGGGCCGCTTAAATCGATATACGCGGCGGTGTGGCCGCGAAAGGTGCGGAATTTATTGCCAAGACGCACATCCACCGTGGCGCCGTTGATGCGCTCCACCGGCGGACGCGGGGTGATCGCCAGGCGACCTTCGTCCAGCCAGGCTTCAATATCTCGGTCACAAAGACGCATTACACTCTCCTGATGTGTTCAGGCTTCCGGCAAACGCCGAAAGCCTGAGAGTTACTTCTGGAACGGTACACGCAAAACGCAGCTTATTCAAAGAACTGGCTGATTTTCGCTTTGAGGATATCGATAGCGATGCGGTTTTTGCCTCCGCGCGGCACGATGATGTCGGCGTACTGCTTGGACGGGTCAATAAACTGCAGGAACATAGGACGCACCGTTTTCTGATACTGCGTCATCACGGAGTCCATAGAACGCCCGCGCTCGTTGACGTCGCGCTTAATGCGGCGCATCAGGCAGATATCCAGCGGGGTATCGACGAAAATCGAGAAATTCATCTCTTCGCGCAGACGCGCGTCGGTGAGCAACAGGATCCCTTCCAGAATAATCACCTTTTTCGGTTCGATATGTACCGTTTGCGCGGTACGGGTGTGTTCCACGTAGCTGTAAACCGGCAGCTCAATGGGTTTACCTGCTTTCAGCATTTGCAGGTGTTGAAACAGCAGGTTGTGATCCATCGCGTTGGGATGGTCATAGTTGGTTTTAACCCGCTCCTCCATGGACAGATGGCTTTGATCCTTGTAATAGCTGTCTTCTGGAATAACACCAATGTGTTCATCACCGACCTGTTCACGCAGCTCCCGATAGAGGGTGCTTGCGATAAGGCTTTTACCTGAAGCCGATGCGCCGGCGATGCCGATGATGACGCATTGATGGGACTTGTCAGTCATAAATTAGCGACCTGGTTTACATAATAAAGAGAAAAGGAAGGGTGACGCCGTCGCGCCAGACGCGGCAATTATAGGGATTTCGCTAAATCGATACCAGTCGATGCTGCAATCGTGAGAATAAGTGCGCAAATTCTGTTGCCTCCGGCGGGGCAAAACGACGGTTTTTTGCTGCGTAAACAGCCAGTAAGCAAGGCGAAAGTTCTGCGGCGCGCTTTTTATTATTCACCACAGTTAATTTATGAGCGGCCGCCATAGGAATTGTAAATTGTTTGTACTAGCATAACCGAAACATTTTTCCTGATGCGTCCGGGTATTGCACCTGACGGCAATGCCTATGCGGATTATGTGGTAATGACCAAAAAAAAGAACAAGCAGGAGCTGGCGGCCACGCCACATCCACTGCTGCGCTTAGTAAGCCTTGGACTACTGACTTATATTTTTACGCTCTTTTCGCTTGAGCTGACGCTTTACGACACGCTGCTGGCCCCACTGTGGTTCCCGACCTCCATCATGATGGTGGCGTTCTTTCGCCACGCCTTGCGTATGTGGGTGCCCATCGCACTGGTGTGCGGCGCAGGCACGGTGCTGGCGACGCTGACGCTCTTTCCGCCCGGTCACCTTGAGCCCCTCTATACCGTCATTAATATTATCGAGGCGCTGGTGGGCGCGACGCTGTTGCGTAAACTCCTGCCCTGGTATAACCCGCTTAAAAACCTCAACAACTGGTTGCGGCTCGCGCTCGCCAGCGCTGTTTTGCCGCCGTTGGTGGGCGGC
This window contains:
- the wcaD gene encoding colanic acid polymerase WcaD; this translates as MSRSIRICSYLLLPFIYLVVNVKLAQLGESFPITIVTFLPVLLLLFVDKINLKKLMIALGLGAGLTLFNYLFGKSLDASKYVTSTMLFLYTVIIIGMTWSIRFKTISPRNYRKILRLFYLVVGFIVTLAALEMAQIILTGGSSLMENISKLLIYSNSYVLNFIKFGGKRTTAMYFEPAFFALALISIWLSIKQFGIKTPKTDGMILLGIVLSGSFSGVMTFILFYLLEWAFQYLNKNAIRKKLPLAIVSLAVFIVGVVFAFPYIAERIGDLGTEGSSSYYRIIGPLVMVGYSLTNIDGVVRFGSLYEYVASFGIFNGADVGKTIDNGLYLLIIYFSWFAVLLTGWYLFRVGKMMINAFGNNQNFRVQLWLFTPVSLFFTGSIFSPEYAFLIVCPFILRKALNITDS
- the wcaC gene encoding colanic acid biosynthesis glycosyltransferase WcaC, with protein sequence MNILQFNVRLAEGGAAGVALDLHQRALQQGMRSRFIYGYGKGGKKSVSHDNFPEVEKHTPRLTSIANIALFRFVNQDLFGSLDGLYRRVTRTDEPVVLHFHVLHSYWLNLDKVVAFCQKLKAHKRDVNFVWTLHDHWSVTGRCAFLDGCDGWKTGCQKCPTLDNYPPVKVDRARSLVDSKRQRFRDMLALGCHFISPSQHVADAFNSLYGAGRCKIINNGIDVATEAILAELPLMAPGTGAPKIAVVAHDLRYDGKTNQRLVRDLVALGDKVEVHTFGKFSPFEGANVVNHGFLTDKRKLMNELNQMDALLFTSRVDNYPLILCEALSIGVPVIATHSEAAQEVLHKSGGKTVDEDEALRLAQRGKAQIAEAVFGTTLEAFRARSREAYSGQQMLEEYVSFYQNL
- the wcaB gene encoding colanic acid biosynthesis acetyltransferase WcaB codes for the protein MLEDLRANSWNLRPCCMVVAYRIAHFCSVWRKKNVLNNLWAAPVLLLYRFFTECFFGYEIQAAATIGRRFTIHHGYAVVINKNVVAGDDFTIRHGVTIGNRGADNLACPVIGNGVELGANVVMIGDITIGNNVTVGAGSVVLDSVPDNALVVGEKARVKVIK
- the wcaA gene encoding colanic acid biosynthesis glycosyltransferase WcaA, which produces MTSTARPLVSVYMPTWNRQQLAIRAINSVLRQDYDNWELIIVDDCSSNWEQLQNFVLALNDPRVSYTRNDFNSGACAVRNQAILQAKGDFITGIDDDDEWMPNRLSVFLAHKDKLNHHAFLYANDYLCEGQVYSQPSSLPLYPKSPWSLKLFYKRNIVGNQVFTWAWRFKESLFDNELAAAQDYDMFLRMVVTYGEPWKVEDATQILHINHGEMQITKSAKKFAGYFHFYRKHKDKFDRASKKYQLFTLYQIRNKRMNLRTLLTLLSVRNTKRLADSLRGK
- the wzc gene encoding tyrosine-protein kinase Wzc, which gives rise to MTDKVRHSAAPVEGGDEIDIGRLVGTVVEARWWVLGITALFALGALIYVMFATPIYSADALVQIEQNQGNSLVQDISTALQNKPPASDAEIQLIQSRLVLGKTVDDLDLDIAVEKKTFPLFGSGWERLMGRANETIKVTSFDQPQGMAQDEFTVAVLGPKQYQLTSSGGFSARGEVGKPLSKDGVKMTVAEIHAQEGSEFTVTKYSTLGMINQLQNNLTVTETGKDTGVLSLTYMGEDRDQIRDILNSITRNYLEQNIERKSEEAAKSLAFLAKQLPEVRSHLDVAENKLNAYRQQQDSVDLPLEAKAVLDSMVNIDAQLNELTFKEAEISKLYTKAHPAYRTLLEKRQALEDEKAKLNKRVTAMPKTQQEIVRLTRDVESGQQVYMQLLNKQQELKITEASTVGDVRIVDPAITQPGVVKPKKALIVLGSIILGLLLSIVIVLLRSLFNRGIESPMALEEAGINVYASIPLSEWQKSRDSVKTVKGVKRFKQSQLLAVGNPTDLAIESIRSLRTSLHFAMMQAPNNVLMLTGVSPSIGKTFVCANLAAVISQTHKRVLLIDCDMRKGYTHELLGTTNVNGLSDVLAGQGDISRCAQKTSVPGFDLVPRGQVPPNPSELLMSERFAELVKWASANYDMVLIDTPPILAVTDAAVVGRHAGTTLMVARYAVNTLKEVQTSLSRFEQNGIQVKGVILNSIFRRATGYQDYGYYEYEYKSDHK